DNA from Krasilnikovia cinnamomea:
CCGGCCGGGCGCGCCGACGTCGCCACCCCGGCCACGCTGGTGATGATCCCCACCCGCTACCACGCCGACCGGACGATGACCTACGAGAAGAACTGGTACGCGTTCGGCCCGCGCAGCCTCAGCGCCGTCCGCGAACGCGTCCAGTTCACGGCGCCGGCCGTCCGGGCCGAGTACGTCGGACCGCCCGACCCCGCCGTGACCTGGATCCGCTGGACCACGCAGAACGAGCAGCCCGCGAACGCCCCGGCGCAGACGACCTCGCTGCTCAGCCGCGATGTCTTCGGCGCCGGCCCCCGATCGCTGCCCGAGGAGCGGTGGTACGAGGGCCCGGTCCTGGAAGGGGAGCCGGTCGGTGGCGCCGACGGCTGCGGCCTGTGCCGTGGCGGGCCCGACGGCGACGTGTTCTTCCCGGCCTGGCACCTGAGCGACTCGACCGGTACGCACACCATCCAGTCGTGGCCGGACTACCGCAGCCGGGTCCAGCTCTTCCGCGACGGCGCCGAGATCCCTCCGCAGGAGACGGCCGGCCTGCCGATGCCGACCTTCCGGCTGCCGTCCGAGCCGGCGGACTACCGGCTGGAGGTCGACGGGCCGACGCCGTCCAGCGTCTCGGTCCGGCCCGTGGCGCACACGACGTCGCGGTGGACGTTCCGCTCCGGGCCGCCGCTGTCGCCGTCGCTGCCCTGCCCGGGCGCGGTGGCGGGCGGCTGCGCCCACCAGCCGCTGATCCAGCTGACCTACCGGCTGGGTCTGGATCCGGGCAACCGGGCACCGGCCGGGCAGGAGTTCGCCTTCGAGGTGCTGGCCCGGCAGCCGCAGGGCGCGCAGAACGGCGGCGCGCCGGCCGGCCTCTGGCTGTGGTCGTCCGCCGACGCCGGGCAGACCTGGCGACCGGCCACCGTCCGCCAGCTCGCGCCGGGCCGCTACCAGATCGGCGTACGCAATCCCGCCGTCGCCGGGCCGGACGGCATGTGGCTCAAGGCGGAGGCGTGGGACAGCGCGGGCAACCGCCTGCAGCAGACGGTGCGCGGCGCGTACGGCCTCGCGGCGGCGCCCTCGCGCTGAGGCGATCGCGGAACGGCCCGGTGGGGGTTCCCACCGGGCCGTACCCATCGGGCGGCAGGGCTGAGACATGGCGCGGCCGCTCGGCATCGGAGAATCAGGAAGAGCTGCTGTTACGCGGCATGGCGGGCGCCACCCGGCGGAAGTCGAACGCGTTGTTGTTGGTGTCCTGGTCGGCCACCCGCAACACGGACTGGTCGGAGAAGTTCGTGGTCTGCGCGGGCGCGGGTGCCGTCTCGGTGCAGATGTTGGTGGCCGAGAAGCCGACCGAGTCCACCCGGGCGCCCATCGGGTTCTCGATGTTGGGTGTGCCGCGCAGCAGCACGCCGCCGGTCCGCGCGATGTTGCCGTTGTAGGTCTGGTCGGGCGGGGTCAGCCGCTCGTAGCCCTGCGCCGCCAGCAGGTAGTACTGGCCGGTCTCGGGCTGCTGCTCCTCGGTGCCGCTCAGGATGGTACCGGCGGGGACCGTCGCCAGCAGGATGTGCTGGCCGGAGTTGCTGCAGGCCCAGACGCTGAAGTTGGAGATGTCCATCGACTGCGGGCCCGTGTTGTGCAGTTCGACGAACTCGTCGGTGACGCCGCCGGGGCCCTGCGTGGAGACCTGGCTGATCACCATGTTGGACGCCGGCGCGGGGGGCACGAGCGGTGCCGCACTGGCGGGCGACACGGTCAGCGCCAGGGCGGCACCCACGGCCAGCGGGAGTGTGCCGAGTGCAGCGATACGCCGGGTGATGAGAGACACGAGTTCCTCCTGGGGTCGACACTGTCCGGTACCCGCCGGTGGTGCGGGTCCGGCCTTTCGAGAACAGATCCTGTCCTCGGGTACGGCGCGGAGAAAGAGTCCGTTTTCTGGCCACCCCGGTTTGTTCGCCCCGCCACGAAACCATCCTGACAATATTGTCATTCACTAATGCTGATTTGAATCGCGGTCGTCAATAGCTTCGGCCGGTCGGCACGCCAGCGATCGTCAGTAGACGCGCCGCCCGGGCCTCGGCGGCCGCCCGGTCCAATTCCTGGCGGGGCAGATCCAGGACCGCGCCGAGCCAGCCCCGCCAATAGGGTCCGGGCACGCGGCCGCCGCTCTCCCAGCGGCTGACCTGGTCCCGGCTGACCGAGCGATTGCCCGAGGCGGCCGCCAGCGCATCCGCGAGTGCCGTCTGGGTCATGGCACGGCGCAACCGGTGCCGCCTGATCAGCCGTCCGATGGGCGGTTCGACATGTCGGGTCACGGGAGTCCTCCAATAGAGCCGAAACGGGACGTTCCATAGTC
Protein-coding regions in this window:
- a CDS encoding lamin tail domain-containing protein, with protein sequence MSLITRRIAALGTLPLAVGAALALTVSPASAAPLVPPAPASNMVISQVSTQGPGGVTDEFVELHNTGPQSMDISNFSVWACSNSGQHILLATVPAGTILSGTEEQQPETGQYYLLAAQGYERLTPPDQTYNGNIARTGGVLLRGTPNIENPMGARVDSVGFSATNICTETAPAPAQTTNFSDQSVLRVADQDTNNNAFDFRRVAPAMPRNSSSS
- a CDS encoding helix-turn-helix domain-containing protein; the protein is MTRHVEPPIGRLIRRHRLRRAMTQTALADALAAASGNRSVSRDQVSRWESGGRVPGPYWRGWLGAVLDLPRQELDRAAAEARAARLLTIAGVPTGRSY